The following proteins are co-located in the Vigna angularis cultivar LongXiaoDou No.4 chromosome 2, ASM1680809v1, whole genome shotgun sequence genome:
- the LOC108328415 gene encoding GDSL esterase/lipase WDL1-like has protein sequence MAGPLRPQIVLFGSSIIQMSFDNGGWGAILANLYARKADIVLRGYSGWNSRRALEVMDEIFPKDASVQPSLVIVYFGGNDSIDPHPSGLGPHVPLQEYVENMRKIANHLKSLSDHIRVIFLTSPPINEEQLRRKLSATQSGRSNESCGVYANALMELCEEMNLKAINLWSAIQAREDWLDVSFTDGVHLSAEGSKVVVKEILRILREADWKTSLHWMSMPTEYAEDSPYYPPTPDGTKTINVSHIVSRRCLQWDI, from the exons ATGGCAGGCCCATTGAGACCTCAGATTGTGTTATTTGGTTCTTCCATAATTCAAATGAGCTTCGACAATGGTGGTTGGGGTGCCATTCTAGCTAACTTGTACGCCAGAAAG GCGGATATCGTCTTGCGTGGATACTCAGGTTGGAATTCAAGAAGGGCTTTGGAAGTTATGGATGAAATTTTTCCTAAG GATGCTAGTGTACAACCATCATTGGTGATTGTATACTTTGGTGGTAATGATTCTATCGATCCTCACCCATCTGGCCTTGGTCCTCATGTGCCCCTCCAAGAATATGTTGAAAACATGAGGAAGATTGCTAATCATTTAAAG AGTCTTTCGGATCACATTCGTGTCATATTTCTCACCTCTCCTCCGATTAATGAAGAACAGCTTCGCAGAAAGCTCAG TGCAACGCAATCAGGAAGGAGCAACGAGTCATGTGGAGTATATGCAAACGCATTAATGGAGCTTTGTGAGGAAATGAATTTGAAGGCTATTAATCTCTGGTCTGCAATTCAGGCCAGGGAAGATTGGTTAGACGTTAGCTTTAC GGATGGAGTTCATCTGTCAGCTGAAGGAAGCAAGGTGGTGGTGAAGGAAATATTAAGGATTCTCAGGGAAGCAGATTGGAAAACCAGTTTGCATTGGATGTCAATGCCAACAGAATATGCAGAAGATTCACCATATTATCCTCCCACTCCTGATGGAACTAAAACCATAAATGTTTCTCACATTGTCTCCCGAAGGTGTTTGCAGTGGGATATATAA